The following are from one region of the Erwinia billingiae Eb661 genome:
- a CDS encoding DUF4055 domain-containing protein, whose translation MTNDVRKRSAKVEAIATCWPMITALLGGTSAMRDAGKVYLPQWPNEDEGFYKNRLKSATLFPAFSRTIEVLSGKPFSRPVTWDEKKVPESIQKMFPDIDMQGTNLHSFLASVCEEAMGYGLSGILVEHPPTEGNLTVAEEKRRGLRPYFAKIAGNSLLDFDSKRIDGQETFTMLRFVEVVSERDPLNEFAEKQIEQVRVLNIGRWRTYREKKNETTGAIEWTLHQEGTTSLQKITFVPVYGDRLGFMQSKPPMAELAFLNVEHWQSKSDQQTILHVARVPVLFGRKLGDGPITVGAASAIVSDEEGADLKYVEHTGKAIEAGRVDILDLEDKMRQIGAELLVVKPGRQTVVQTVADNEAGTCALQRIVGDLTDATNLALEYMAEWIGEKEGGSITIFRDFGAATLAEASAELLMDMNVAGTLSDETLFYEMQRRGLINSDVKWLEEKGRIASQPPKASKVSTTLTG comes from the coding sequence ATGACTAATGACGTTCGCAAGAGGTCAGCAAAAGTCGAGGCCATCGCCACTTGCTGGCCGATGATTACTGCCTTACTCGGCGGTACGTCTGCAATGCGCGATGCCGGAAAGGTTTATCTTCCTCAGTGGCCGAATGAGGACGAAGGCTTTTATAAAAATCGCCTGAAGTCAGCCACGCTATTCCCAGCCTTCTCCCGTACGATCGAGGTGCTTAGTGGAAAGCCGTTTTCCCGGCCGGTTACTTGGGATGAGAAGAAGGTGCCTGAGAGCATTCAAAAAATGTTCCCGGATATCGATATGCAGGGAACAAACCTGCACTCATTCCTTGCAAGCGTTTGTGAGGAGGCAATGGGGTACGGCCTGAGTGGGATTCTGGTTGAGCATCCACCCACTGAAGGAAACCTGACGGTAGCTGAGGAGAAGCGCCGTGGGCTAAGGCCTTACTTTGCCAAGATAGCCGGCAACAGCTTGCTGGACTTCGACTCAAAGCGGATTGATGGTCAGGAGACATTCACCATGCTCCGCTTCGTTGAAGTGGTGTCAGAACGTGATCCGCTAAATGAGTTTGCTGAGAAACAAATTGAGCAAGTCAGGGTGTTGAATATCGGCCGGTGGCGAACCTATCGTGAGAAGAAAAACGAGACGACTGGCGCCATAGAGTGGACATTGCATCAGGAGGGCACAACCAGCCTGCAGAAGATAACCTTCGTTCCGGTATATGGTGACCGACTGGGATTCATGCAGTCCAAGCCGCCAATGGCTGAACTGGCCTTCCTGAATGTTGAGCACTGGCAGTCTAAAAGCGACCAGCAGACAATCCTTCACGTTGCCCGCGTACCGGTCCTCTTCGGTAGAAAGTTGGGTGATGGGCCGATCACGGTAGGTGCCGCCTCAGCGATAGTTTCTGATGAAGAGGGCGCTGATCTTAAGTACGTCGAACATACCGGCAAGGCCATTGAAGCCGGCCGTGTTGATATCCTCGACCTTGAGGACAAGATGCGGCAAATCGGTGCTGAGCTACTTGTTGTGAAGCCTGGACGGCAAACGGTTGTTCAGACTGTGGCTGATAATGAGGCCGGTACATGTGCATTACAGCGCATAGTAGGTGACCTTACAGACGCTACAAATCTCGCACTCGAATATATGGCTGAGTGGATAGGCGAAAAGGAAGGCGGTTCTATCACAATCTTCCGTGACTTCGGCGCGGCCACACTAGCCGAAGCATCCGCTGAGTTGCTGATGGATATGAATGTCGCCGGAACGCTTTCAGATGAAACTCTGTTCTACGAGATGCAGCGGCGCGGCCTGATCAACAGCGATGTTAAATGGCTGGAGGAGAAAGGGCGCATTGCATCCCAGCCGCCGAAAGCCTCCAAAGTAAGCACAACTCTCACCGGCTAG